tcaaagataatctgatcataaatccacaattcatcggatctcgacaaacacactgcaaaagaagattacatggatagatctccatgaagatcatggagaactttctattgaagacccaagagagagaagaagccatctagctactagctatggacccgtaggtctatggtgaactactcacgcatcatcgagagatcatggtgttgatgaagaagccctctgtatctgaatcccccctctggcagggcaccagaacgtgccccagatgggatcttgcggagacagaagcttgcggcggcagaaaagtactttcgatgatctcctgattttttctagaaatttttggaatatataggcgaaagacctagggcagaggtggcccagggagcccacaagcctgggaggcacgggcccctcccctggacgcggctagggggcttgtggggtccctggtggccccctgacttggtcctcaagtcccccgatcttcttctgtttcgaaaaaaatctttttggaagtttcgttccgtttggactccgtttaaaatcctcctctgaaaagggtcaaaaacacggaaaaaaacaggaactgacacttggcactgagttaataagttagtccccaaaagatataaaaggcatacaaaacatccaaagtttgacaagataatagcatgaaactatcaaaaaatatagatacgttggagacgtatcaacgcgcGATGAGAATGGGAAGCATCGACACAATAAAAATAGTAAGTGTTGTCATACACGCAACAACAATGACGCCGATGAGGCAACTGTAAATGTTGAATTTAGCAACCAAAGCAACAGCCATAATAGAGATGGCCCATCTATGTTGGACAAGACCCTCGACAAGCCTTGCCAAATTCACGGCAATTCGGACAAACCTTCTAATCATTCAAACCGGAGTCGTTGGGTTATAAAGCAGGCTAGCAAGATTGCAGCCAAAAACCCGAGCAAGAGCCAGCCTCATAGTGAGGACAAGGACGAGCCCCCTAGGCAAAGCAATGGAGGCTGAAAGTagttccttcccgaagtaaaggaTGTGAACATGATTTATGTTACCCACATCCCtaaaaagaagaaaaagcaaGCACTACGTGATGTATACGCCTTAGAGCTCGTAGTGCCAAAGTATAATCCATGGTCGACTTGCCCAATTACTTTCAAGTTTCGACCGAAGGGACCATCCGACCAGTATCCGTCATGGAGGAACAACGGCCCTGGTTCTTGATCCCACAcgggtccttatggatggagggagCAACCTAAACCTGATCTATGCTGACATAGTCAGGAAGATGGGCATCGACCGTCAAGGATTAAATCCAGCTACACCACTTTCAAGGGTATGTGTTGAGGTGCAATGCTCCCGGACCTTAACCCTGGAAGGCATCTTTGGCTCCCCCAAGAACTTTCGGAGCGAGCGTTTAACTTTGATATCGTTCCTTTCCGCGGCGATTATCATGCCCCGTCGATTCAACACTATCCCGCATTGCGCTTTTCTGAAGTTAAAAACCTAAGGGCGTTATAATAGGCAATGGCAATACAAAACGTTCCCTTCATACAGAGGAGCAAACTCCGGCTCTCGTGGCCAAGGTTCAAGCCGTGGAGGAGGTATCAAGGTCAAACAATACTGAAGTACATAAACAATATGGTTATCACAAAACCTGATTCTGAATTAAAACATTATATGCAACATGTTTCGCTTTTAACCTACCCGCTGCTTAGAAAAAGAACACATGCCCACCAAAATTACCCTTTTTTCAATAACCTTTTAGAAGTTATACTGATAGGTGTTCTGGTCGCTAAGTCATATTAAATACACTAAATCCAGCAGCGGTCAATTGAAGTTGAGTAAGCTAAATATTTTTTTACTTTACTTTTCGCCTTTAGCCACCCATATTCCATGTGCAAAGGGTTTATCTCTCTACTCGAGACCTGCTTTCCCCATCTAAAGTTTATCTTCACCTGTTTGGTCATTTCGCAATGAGATTTTGGATTATGTCCATTGAGATCATAATCTTCAAAGAGAACAACATGACGTATCACCAAAGATTTGAAACTAGATGCCTGATACATAGATTAATTATATTTGTCTAAATGGATTAGCCCGGAGGTTAGATGTCATATATGTATGTATCCATGCATTAACCTTTCTAAGGTCCATAAAGCAAAAGAACAGGTACATCTCTTTGTCTAACCCACAAGATTTGTCTTTCTTTACGCATCGGTGATGTATGAGGGAGACCATGTTAGCGAAAAATGATTtatcatttcttttcttttctttttttgcagaGGCCTTGCCTCTTTTTTCTATAGGGAGCCGGAACCCTGTCTCTTTGTCTAACCCGTAATATTTGAACCTCGATCTTGTTATTTAACTATTAAAGGCCTACCTTACTTGTTGGAGCGGTGCTTCATTCTGCACATTGAAGGCAATGGATCTCGATGGCGTGGCGCCCTGGTGATTAGGCGTCTGATATGCGAGGATGGACTCGCGCAGGAGGGCGGCGTTGTCTGGCGTCGCGGTGTCGTCGACGGCAGCTAGACCGGGCAAGGTGGATGCGTCAGTATAgttctgaagatggattgatggCAGTTAGCGGCGGCGACCTGTGAGTGTGCGCCGGACCGATGGGTGCCCCATATCCGGCAGGTGGCTTGGTTGGGGCATCAGGTCTTAGATGTTAGGTTTGGCTGCGAGGTCTGTTTGGTATTAGGCCCAGACTATCAGCATCCCTTCATCAACTGTATAGAAGTAGCGACATATGTTGTGTAGACGGTGGCTTCAGTCttactgatgtattactttgtaaggtctttatgaataattaatactcccccgtcacggtttagaaggcacagttaaacttgcgtgcgttttcaaaatagacaaggtttaagacgcgaaagcaattactcttattaattagtactagtactactcatgcatgcgccctctcaatttgctgctcacgaagtagtactagtattttctcagttgattagacgcattagcatctacacctactacatctcacaaccaatcagttactaccttggtcccagagatttttcaagcgtgccttctaaaccgtgacggagggagtaaaatggttgcatgcatcgctcagatgcagaggccgggggtcttcctccttttctaaaaaaacaccTTACTTATCGGGATCATCATTCCTTATGATGAGTAATGCTACATCTATAAAGGTTTGACGTAGAGGATTATGATTGGTAACAGAGGGATGAGGGGTTCCACCCCACTGAAAATCAAGAGGAGAGAGAAAATTACTTTGGAAGGTTAAGGTTGCTCCCAATGCTCCACTTTGGATAGGTGTTAAGCATGTCAACAAGGCAAAAAATCCTATGTGGCAATCTAattaagaagagagagagaagttTGGTGTCCTTAGAAGGAAACAGTGCTAGTCACGGGAACCTATGCAAAATATTAAAAATAAAGGGAACTAGCCTATGCATGCAAGACTTTAGTTGCTAAACAATTAAATAGGGCAACTTTAGCAACAACAAACTAAGCACCAATGCATTGGAGATTATAGTTGCTTAACATATTTAATGCTCTTAGCACCTCACTTAGCGCCTTTGCATTGGAGGAAgcctaagtactccctccgtttcagtttataagtccggcacgtgtatgtaggtcgtcaatttgaccgacttaatgagagacatatattacaaaaaatacatCATtgaaaactttagatgttttattttttaatgatataatttttatgttaaacaatatatttcatataagttaaattgacgacctaggtacacgtgcatgTCTTATAAACTGTGACAGAGGAAGTAAAACTTTGTAGGTCTACCATTATTGCTTTACAACCGTGTCAAAATACTTACACTGTAACTTAAATAAGGAGAATCGAAGACGATCTACTATATTCACGGACACATGGGTTCGGCTGTAGATGCTCCAAGCGTTCACAGACACATGCCCATCAGCTGAGGATCTTCTCCTTCCAAGTGTGGAACTGTGACTTTGTGAGGTGGACTTGTACAAAGCAATAAGAATTTGTGGTGGACTTTTGTACAAAGCAATATGAATTCCAGACCTCCACAAAGTCGTAAAGTGGTACGCGTGCAGTTGCAGTCTTCAAAGTCTGTTGTCATGCTCCTGTACGTCATAATAATCTGAATATAATTTGTAAGAGAAGATTGCATCTGAGTAGCAGCAACCCTTAATAGCATCGACACTCGATTTAATACGAAACATTACTAGCCACCTGTACAATGATACATGACATATATGCACACCCATTGAAATACAGTGACACTACTTAACACGAAATATTATTAGCCACTCAACTACCAGTGAGACACCGCTAGTCAACACTCGACTTAACACGGCATATTATTAGCACCTCAGAAAGAAACATAAGGTCGCGTCAAAATGCATCACCAAAAATTTCAAACAGAAAATATTCAACAAAACTGACAGAATCCGAATGGACAGCTCTTATATTTTATTTAGGAAATGGCAGTTTAGAAATGCTTTCGGAATGGACAGTTTCTGGAGACTGTCAAACAAAAATATTCAGAATGGCCAGTTCCACCACAACACCATGCAGCCACTGTTTTTCATACAAGAAATTTCACATGCCTTCACTTGGCTTGGCTCTCGTGCTGCTGGTCTCTTTGGTCTCTCCGACCAGCTCCTGCACCGAGCAGGAGAAGAGCTCCCTTCACCAGCTCCTCGCCGGGCTCTCGCGGGACGGCGGCCTCACGGCGTCATGGCGGCATGACACTGACTGCTGCGCATGGGAAGGGATCACCTGCAATCAAGATATGAAGGTCACTGATGTTTCGCTGACTTCTCTAGGCCTCGAGGGGGCCATCTCGCCGTTCCTTGGCAATCTCACCGGGCTTTTGCGCCTCAACCTGTCCCGGAACTTGCTAACCGGTGGCTTGCCACCGGAATTAGTGTCATCCAGCAGCATCCTTGTTCTTGACGTCAGCTTCAACCGCCTGACAGGAGGCCTGAGCGAGCTGCCATCTTCAACCCCTGCAAGGCCTCTGCAGGTACTCAACATCTCAAGCAACTTGTTTACGGGCAGTTTACCATCGACAACATGGGAGGCGATGAAGAGCCTGGTTGTTCTTAATGCCAGCAGCAACAGATTTACTGGTCAGATACCAACTACCCCATGTGTTAGCGCGCCATCTCTTGCTGTGATTGAGCTCAGCTTCAACCAACTCAGTGGAAACATCCCTCCAGGACTCAGTAATTGCTCGGCGCTGAAATTGCTCAGTGCTGGCTACAACAACCTCAGTGGTACACTTCCAGATGCACTCTTCAAGGTCACCTCATTAGAGCACCTCTCGTTACCAAACAATTGGTTAGTAGGGGATCTCGGTGGCATCACCAAGCTCATAAATCTGGTCACCCTTGATCTTGGGGGGAATGAGTTCAGCGGCAACATTCCAGAGTCTATAGGTGATCTGAAGAGTTTGGAGGAGCTGCATTTGGAACACAACAGCATGTCAGGGGTGCTGCCAACAGGTCTAAGCAACTGCACAAATCTTGTAACAATTGACCTCAACAGCAACCAATTTAGCGGTGAACTTACCAAGGTCAACTTCGTAAGCCTGTCCAATCTAAGAAAACTAGATCTTCTTTTCAACAACTTCACCGGCACAGTTCCAGAGAGCATATACTCCTGCAGCAAGCTGACTGCACTACGGCTATCTTACAATCCTTTCCATGGTCAATTGTCAGAAAAAATAGGCAATCTGAAGTCCCTCTCATTCCTATCACTTGCTAATATATCTCTTACAAACATCACAAGAACACTTCAGATCCTTAGCAGTTCCAGGAGCCTCACCACCCTTTATCTTGGGTTCAACTTTCTGCATGAGACCATGCcagaagatgtcagcactgatgGTTTCAAGAATCTTCAGGTTCTTTATATAAATCATTGTTCATTGTCCGGAAAAATACCTGATTGGTTATCAAAGCTACCGAATTTGGGGATGCTATTTTTGCAAGGCAACCAGCTAACTGGACCGATACCTGAATGGATCAGCAGCCTACATTTTCTCTTCTGTCTAGATATATCAAACAACAGCCTTACAGGGGAAATTCCGAGTGCCTTAATGGAGATGCCAATGCTAGAATCAGATAATACCACTCCACCAAAGGTCTTCTTTGAGCTGCCTGTTTGGAACAAGAACAAATTTATGCAATACCTCATGCCCAGTGCTTTTCCTAAAGCGCTTAATCTAGCCATGAATAATTTCAGTGGTATGATCCCGGAGGAGATCGGACAGTTACAAGGACTCTTTTCACTCAACTTGAGCTCCAACAGATTATCTGGACAGATACCAGAACAGATCTGCAACCTCACGAACCTGCAGATGCTTGACTTGTCTGATAATCATCTCACTGGTACAATTCCAGTTGCACTGAAAAATCTGCACTTCCTTTCCAGATTCAACATTTCTAATAATGACTTAGAAGGCTCTATTCCAAACGTGGGCCAGTTTAGCACGTTTCCAAATTCTAGCTTTGGTGGAAACCCAAAACTGTGtggccctatggttgcaaaccattgtggttcggcagaagctggtcttgtcTCCATTGACCCCATAAAACAGAATGGTAGTGAGGTCATCATCTTCATGACTGCCTTCGTTGTTTtctttggagtaggagtcctataTGATCAGAAAATCTTAGCTAGGCATTGGCTAAAGACTTGTAATTGTTATCATCGCCCAAGCTGTGACATGATTTAAATTGTCCTCAGTTCAGCAAGACCACCAAGTCAGTGGCTCCAGCCCCAGCAAGATCAACATCCCTGGTAAACTCGGTATCTTAAGTTATTGGCATTCAATCTGTACTCCATGTAAATGAAAATGGTGAGGCCGACCGCTCCTTGCTCCCGCGACAGGGGCAACCTAGGGTTTCCGCCCTtccccgtccgccgccgccggccctccCGCCACTGCCGGCCGCCGGTCaggcctccctccccctccccgcccccgcccccgtccctccccctcctcccagaTCCGCCCTCGCGCCGCCTTcccgggaggtggccggggcggcACGCAAGCTCCTCCCCCACGGGCATTTTCCTCCATCGTCTCCTCCCCCGCCGCCGGCGGCGGGCGCCCCCGGTGCTGGCCCGGGTGGTGTCGGCGGCGGCGGGCCCTCCTTTCCTCGCGCGCGCGTTCCCCCTTCCcggggcaggggcggcggcggtgcagcTAGGCCGGCTGCGGTCAAGCGACCCAGTGATGGTGGCCGGCGACGGGTGAGGTAGCGGCGCTGCTCCTTGGCGGCAGGGCGGCGTGGTGGTGCGGGGTGGCCGGCGGCGCTGCTCCTTGGCCTGCGGGCCCCATCTGGGTCCTAGTGGGCTGGCTCCCGGCGTGGCTGCGGTGTCTTCTGCATGGTGGTGAGGCGGAGCAGCTTGGCCAGGGGGCGGCATTGCCGACGGCATGCCTGTTGCAACGTGATGGCGGGAGCTTTACGGGGGGGTCCCGGCCAGGCCTGTGGGCCCACGGGCCTGGTATGCTCCTGCTATTGCATCCGGTCGGCTACCGTCGTTGACGGTGGAGGTTGAGCCCTCCCGCGTGTCGACAGTGCTGCTGCTCCTTGTCCCGGCTCCTCTTCATCGCTGTGCAGGCTTCTCCTTACGGTGTCGTGGTGAGACAGCGCAGGGGTCTCAAGACCGTGTTGGTATAGGGTGTCGGTTGGTTTGGTGGCTGGCTCCGGAACGCCCGACGTGCAAGTTGGGatcgggggaaacccctgtcggcccGGCCGACACTGATGCGGTGACGCCCTTGGGTGTCCCCGAACCTTCCTGGAGGGCGTCGGGGCTACCCTTCCTTGCGCCACATCGcgtaccgggggaaacccttggcagcagcgtcgtcatcgccgcattccttcttggaggtgttgatggGTACCGGCGCTTCGGAGTCCTGGAGCTTGATGGAAGACTCTTGGTGGGCACGGCGGTCGCGAGTCTTTTGTGTTTTCTGTCAATCCGCCGGTGTCGGCATTtgcttcttttttattttcttttccattTCTTTTGGGCGTGACTGTGTTGTTTCCGCCCCAGCACCTATCATCGGATGTTCTGGTTGgctgctttgtaatacaaagcggggtGAAACCCTGTTTTCATCGTCATGTAAATGAAAATGATTAGCGAGTGAGCTACATCAACAGTGTTTAATTGTATTGTTTTTCGAGATTGTATAAACAGTCGTTCACTATTTACTTTGCTACACATGTGAAAGGTGATTGAATGTTTATCCAGGATCACTGCTGAGTACATATCATATAAAATCTCCAGGGACAGCATACAACCATTACTAATTTGCAGTCTAGCACACTAACATACAGTTAAGAAATTAGTGATCCACCAACAACATAACGTATTTAACCAACTAAGCAGACTGGCGTGTTAATAGATTAAAATCATGGGTAGAACAGGATGGAACCCTAAAGCTCGATACAGTTTCCATCTAACCCCAACGAATCCATGATCGTAATCCTTCAGAAACCAACATGCACCAAAAGAAATTAAGAAAAATCCATGGAATTATCGCACAAAGATGCTACAATGCCACACAAATTAAACAGCTGATCAATGATTTCTACAAGAGCTTAATCTGCGTACCTCAGGGGTCGGTAGCAGAGAGCACCCAGCAAGCAAGGGTCACGGGATGCGCCGGTTGGGCCTGCGGCAAACATCTGCCTGCTTGGCCTCCGGCCATTGGACGCGGGCGGGAGCGCCGGTGGTGGCTGGCGCCGAGCTGATGGCAGGCTAGCAGGCTTCACCTGAGCATCAGTTTGAGTttgctgatttttttttgaaagcatCAATAATCAAGTGGTAGTTTTATACTAAAGAAGCCAAGAAAGCATGTAATATTTAGAGACCAAAAGTGAGGATAGAAAGAGTGTAAGTTAGATTGAACAACAAAGACTGGCCCTTTCAGCCTATAAGGCAATGGAAAGTAGACTAAAGCATCAATATCCAGGGTCATCTGGTGATTAGCTTGATTACAGGCTTCCAACCTATCATAGTGACAAAAACTTTACTTGCAATGTGCGCTAGGAACCTTTCCCCTAGTCTGTGTACTTCTTTCGTTTCCAGTTTTCAGGTCCAAGAATTTATCTAATGACAAATAAGATTTATAATAGTAATAGTATGACTGAGCCTATGGCGTTAAAACATGCTTTATTGCATCCTTGGATTGTGGATCTGATCTAAGCACAAAAGATATGGTTAATGTTTGTAAATACTGAGTTTAGAAAATAAGAACAGTTTACGGCATTCCGTGATATTTTATCACAAAAATGACATTTTTCGTCTCCTTTCTAGCCTCTCCTGGCTAAAGCTGATTAAGGAAAGAATATTTCTTCCATTCTCCCCTAGCTAAAGCTGATTTAGAAAGAATACTTTACTTTAATGATAATCACAAACAAATCTTGATTTCAGAAGTACTTATATGAGAGCCAGATGTTTAAATTACCATATGTAAAGAGCTAACTAACCCAGAAGCCTTGCCAATTAGACCAACTTTGTGTCCCTATTGttgtcatgtactccctccgtcccaaaataagtgtcgcggaTTTTGTACTAAACTAGTACAAATTTTGTACTAGATcatcgacacttattttgggatggagggagtacaaccCTGGAGCAGGTTGACTTCATTTCTTCCTACATAAGTAGGGTGTCTCGCCCGAAAGCATCCTCTTGAACTGCTAAACTAAATAAGTTAGATATAGAAACGCCGAGGAACCACTAATGTCAGAACAAGCAAACACTGTTTCATGTCAGAATTATTTTTACCGATTCTCCCACAAGCTAACAGCACGGTGCATAAGAAAGCAAAGTAGGCACAAAATCTGTTATCGATTGTGAATATGCATCATGGAGATTCTGTCACAGCAGATGTGCCATGATAAAAACAATGTAAATATATTCTAGGCATGAATAGTACATCAGGTTGAAAAATATCTAGCCTAACTGGTATGATGCCAAAAATTGCCATGCCAAATTTTGGGAACTGACACATGTTGGCTAGAGATTGGTTGCATGCACAATTTCATTGCCAATCTCACAAAAGGTTGCCAAATGTTGGCAACTTTTGATTTTGCCAATTGTTGGCTTACCAAATATTGGCAATGCCAAATGTTGGTAGCAAACCAATAAGATTCATCTAGCACAGGGTAGTATAGCAGGGGAAGGTATAAAAAAGTACATCAGAGCATCCTTGAATTAAATAGGAAGGTACCTTATTCTAGTAAAAGCTAAttactttcattgtcaatgttAATCATTTCCGAGTATTATCGGTTAAATATGTCAGCTATCTATGCACTTAATACTCTAAGtgttaggaaatatgcaacttgtatttccagAAGGCtataggccagtatatatactTGTACAGGTGTagaatatgcaggaaaccccttctaCAATGGGGTAAACATGAAAGGTTACATGGCTATATATAGTACTCTAACACCCGCCCTCAaattcatggtggatgaacaacactgagttttgAGAGATAGATGCCATGTTGCGGTCTAGTCTGAGCCTTCGTCAGAAAATCCatcaactgtaactcggaaggcacatactaaagagcaataacctgatctTGCACgccagcgcgcacatagaaagcatcaagaccaatatgcttggtgagctcatgcttcataggatcgcgcgcaatgctaatagcacctgtactgcCAGAGAACAGCCGAGtgggtgtagtgacagaaacaccaaaatcctgaagtaaccacagtaaccaagtcacctcagccgtcaaaagagccatagctcgcaactcagcctgtGCACTCGAAAGGGAAAATGCAGTctatttcttcgtcttccaggcaatgagagaaccaccgagaaaaacacagtaagcagaaagtgaacggcgatcggagggatcactagcccacgtagcatccgaataggcctaaagctgtaaagaactggagcgaggaaataATAGACAGTGAGAGATCGTGCCctgaagatatcggagaacacgaaggaggtgactatagtgaaccgaagtgggaggagagacaaactgactcagaatatgatcCGGATAAGAggccggacgagtgacagctagatagacaagactcCCAACAAGATGATGATAACGCGTCGGAACAAGGCAAGGGGTCACCATCAGTATCAcgaaggtgaacattgagctcgatgagagtctcaacaatgcgctcatcagtaagagcagcacgagtaAGAAGAGACTTCAGTCCCAAGAAaatagcgaagagg
This genomic stretch from Hordeum vulgare subsp. vulgare chromosome 6H, MorexV3_pseudomolecules_assembly, whole genome shotgun sequence harbors:
- the LOC123403290 gene encoding receptor-like protein 2 — protein: MLSEWTVSGDCQTKIFRMASSTTTPCSHCFSYKKFHMPSLGLALVLLVSLVSPTSSCTEQEKSSLHQLLAGLSRDGGLTASWRHDTDCCAWEGITCNQDMKVTDVSLTSLGLEGAISPFLGNLTGLLRLNLSRNLLTGGLPPELVSSSSILVLDVSFNRLTGGLSELPSSTPARPLQVLNISSNLFTGSLPSTTWEAMKSLVVLNASSNRFTGQIPTTPCVSAPSLAVIELSFNQLSGNIPPGLSNCSALKLLSAGYNNLSGTLPDALFKVTSLEHLSLPNNWLVGDLGGITKLINLVTLDLGGNEFSGNIPESIGDLKSLEELHLEHNSMSGVLPTGLSNCTNLVTIDLNSNQFSGELTKVNFVSLSNLRKLDLLFNNFTGTVPESIYSCSKLTALRLSYNPFHGQLSEKIGNLKSLSFLSLANISLTNITRTLQILSSSRSLTTLYLGFNFLHETMPEDVSTDGFKNLQVLYINHCSLSGKIPDWLSKLPNLGMLFLQGNQLTGPIPEWISSLHFLFCLDISNNSLTGEIPSALMEMPMLESDNTTPPKVFFELPVWNKNKFMQYLMPSAFPKALNLAMNNFSGMIPEEIGQLQGLFSLNLSSNRLSGQIPEQICNLTNLQMLDLSDNHLTGTIPVALKNLHFLSRFNISNNDLEGSIPNVGQFSTFPNSSFGGNPKLCGPMVANHCGSAEAGLVSIDPIKQNGSEVIIFMTAFVVFFGVGVLYDQKILARHWLKTCNCYHRPSCDMI